In the Candidatus Paceibacterota bacterium genome, AAGACTGTTCAGTATATCTGCTATTTCTTTTGTTTTTGGATTTTTTATTTCTATTTTTTCTAAAAATATAATTTCTCCGTCTTTAAGCTTCCTTGAAAGCACAAAGAATAAGGCTTTCTTTCTTTCTTTCTTGTTTAGTCTTATTTCGTATTTTTTCTCTCCAGACGGCCCGAAAGTAACCCCTCCTCCAATCCAGATTGGAGATCTTCTTGATCCATGACGTGCTCTTCCAGTACCTTTTTGACGCCATGGCTTTTTACCCCCACCTCTTTTTTCACTCCTATCTTTTGTCTTGGCAGTGTTTTTTCTTTCAAGTAAGCTGTAATATCTAACTATCCGATGTAAAAGATCAGGACTTGCCTTAATATCAAAAAATTCTTTTTTCAAAGCAACGTATCCTACTTTATTTCCTTTTTTATTGTAAACTTCTGATTTTAATGTTGCCATGATAATTATTTATTTGAAACTAATTCAAGCAAAGTTCCTTTCCTACCCGGTACTGCTCCATTTACGGAAATTAAATTTTTTTCTGCATCTACTTTAACTACTTTGAGATTCAAAACACTAATTCTTCTACCCCCCATTCTTCCTGCCATTTTTTTTCCTTTAAAAACTCTTGCATTATCTGTTGATCCAATAGAACCAGGCCTTCGTAAATTATGCTTTGTGCCGTGGCTTTTTGGCGCCCCCTTGAAATTCCATCTTTTTACAACGCCCTGAAACCCTTTTGCCTTTGAAACTCCAGAAATTTTTACTGGATCATTTTCGCTAAAAATTGAAACATCAAGTTTTTCTCCTTTTTTTATTTTATCCTCTAAACCATTTATTTTTCTAAATTCTTTTAAATATTTATATTCTGCACTTTTTTCTGTTTTTTTTATATTTTTTTTCTTTTTTTCAAAACCAATTTGTATTGCTTCATATCCATCTTTTTCTGTCTTTTTTGTTTTAGTTATAAAACACGGGCCCGCCTCTATCCAAGTTACCGGGATAACTTTTCCTTCATTATTAAAAACCTGTCCCATTCCTATTTTTTTCCCTAAAATAAATTTCATAATTTCTAATAATAAAAATTAATAAAAAAACTGGGAGCAGTCCCAGTTTAAAGGCTGCTCTGAAATAATAATTACATTTTTATCTCTATATCTACGCCAGCAGGAAGATTCAAATTTTGAAAACTGTCCATAATCTTTGGTGTTGGCTCTAAAACATCTATAATTCTTTTATGAATTCTCATTTCAAACTGTTCTCTTGAATCTTTATGAATAAAAGTAGACCTATTTACTGTAAATTTTTTTATTTCTGTAGGTAAAGGAATAGGACCTACCACCTTAACACCCTGGCGCATGACAGCGTCAAGAATCTGTCTTGCTGAGTTATCTACTAACCTGTGGTCGTATGCTTTAATTTTTATTCTTAGACGCCTGATTTTCTCCTCTTCTGGAATATTTTTTCCTTTTTTTTGTTTTTCCTCAGTCTTTTTCATGTCTTTTAAAATGTTCTAACACCCAAGAAAACCCTTACTATGTACTTAAAAAAAGTAAGGGTTCTCTTATCTAAACCCCGTTGAATAAATATTATTCAATGGGGTAAATTTATTTAAAATTTTAAAGATATTTTCTATTTATTTACCTTGGTAATCACTCCTGAACCTACTGTTTTCCCACCTTCTCTTACAGCAAACCTTTGTTGTTCTTCCATGGCAACCGGAGCAATCAATTTTGCTGAAAGGTTAACTGTGTCTCCGGGCATAACCATTTCAGTACCCTGAGGTAATGTTGCTTCTCCGGTTACGTCAGCTGTTCCGATATAGAATTGTGGTTTGTAACCAGTAAAGAAAGGTGTATGCCTTCCGCCTTCTTCTTTAGATAAAACATAAACTTGGCATTCAAACTCCGTATGAGGAGTAACACTACCTGGTTTTGCCAAAACTTGACCTCTTTCAATGTCTTCTTTTTTCAATCCCCTGAGTAAAATACCAACATTTTCACCTGCTCTTCCTTCTTCCATGGTCTTATTAAACATCTCAATACCAGTGACTGTTGTTTTCTTTGTTTCTTTTAAGCCAACAATTTCTATTTCTTCATTAAGTTTTACAACACCTCTTTCAATTCTTCCTGTAGCAACTGTTCCACGACCCTCAATTGTAAAAACATCCTCAATTCCCATTAAAAATGGCTTGTCCAGTGGTCTTTCTGGCTCTGGGATTTTTTCATCAAGAGATTTTATCAAATCAAGAATTGGCTTTGCTGCTTCGTCGTCTTTTGATTTTGTCTCAAGGGCCTTAAGAGCAGAACCCCTAACTATTGCGGCATCCTTCCCGTCAAATTCGTATTTATTCAAAAGCTCTCTTATTTCTTCTTCGACAAGATCAACCAATTCTGGATCATCGACTTGATCAATCTTGTTTAAAAACACGACAATCTGCGGAACCCCTACCTGCCTGGCAAGCAAAATATGCTCTTTTGTTTGTGGCATTGGGCCGTCAGGAGCTGAAACAACTAAGATTGCTCCATCCATCTGAGCTGCGCCAGTAATCATGTTTTTTATGTAATCAGCATGTCCTGGGCAGTCAATATGAGCATAATGCCTTTTTTCTGACTCATACTCAACATGTGTAATGTTGATTGTAAGGCCTCGCTCTTTTTCCTCGGGAGCAGCATCAATTTGCTCAACGCTTTTTTCGCTTGCCTTCATGCCGGCAACATTTAAAACGTGCAAAATGG is a window encoding:
- the rplD gene encoding 50S ribosomal protein L4, which codes for MATLKSEVYNKKGNKVGYVALKKEFFDIKASPDLLHRIVRYYSLLERKNTAKTKDRSEKRGGGKKPWRQKGTGRARHGSRRSPIWIGGGVTFGPSGEKKYEIRLNKKERKKALFFVLSRKLKDGEIIFLEKIEIKNPKTKEIADILNSLSKIKKDIKKKKTIFILESNQNKFSRLTSNIKNILTIPSDSLNPYFLLKGKYLIIEKDALENIQKGEISKKADNNKKKKEENKKRKVSQKKKLNK
- the tuf gene encoding elongation factor Tu, whose translation is MAEKEKFERTKPHLNVGTIGHVDHGKTTLTAAILHVLNVAGMKASEKSVEQIDAAPEEKERGLTINITHVEYESEKRHYAHIDCPGHADYIKNMITGAAQMDGAILVVSAPDGPMPQTKEHILLARQVGVPQIVVFLNKIDQVDDPELVDLVEEEIRELLNKYEFDGKDAAIVRGSALKALETKSKDDEAAKPILDLIKSLDEKIPEPERPLDKPFLMGIEDVFTIEGRGTVATGRIERGVVKLNEEIEIVGLKETKKTTVTGIEMFNKTMEEGRAGENVGILLRGLKKEDIERGQVLAKPGSVTPHTEFECQVYVLSKEEGGRHTPFFTGYKPQFYIGTADVTGEATLPQGTEMVMPGDTVNLSAKLIAPVAMEEQQRFAVREGGKTVGSGVITKVNK
- the rpsJ gene encoding 30S ribosomal protein S10 codes for the protein MKKTEEKQKKGKNIPEEEKIRRLRIKIKAYDHRLVDNSARQILDAVMRQGVKVVGPIPLPTEIKKFTVNRSTFIHKDSREQFEMRIHKRIIDVLEPTPKIMDSFQNLNLPAGVDIEIKM
- the rplC gene encoding 50S ribosomal protein L3 — protein: MMKFILGKKIGMGQVFNNEGKVIPVTWIEAGPCFITKTKKTEKDGYEAIQIGFEKKKKNIKKTEKSAEYKYLKEFRKINGLEDKIKKGEKLDVSIFSENDPVKISGVSKAKGFQGVVKRWNFKGAPKSHGTKHNLRRPGSIGSTDNARVFKGKKMAGRMGGRRISVLNLKVVKVDAEKNLISVNGAVPGRKGTLLELVSNK